A genomic segment from Alistipes senegalensis JC50 encodes:
- a CDS encoding MFS transporter — MKPDRTSHDMDSRRQYYVSMTIMGTLFFFFGMISWVNSVLIPYFKVTCELSLAQAYLVGFVFYIAYLVMAIPSSMMLDAVGYKRGISYGLFVMALGALCFVPAALTRCYALFLTGLFLLGIGLAVLQTAGNPFVTVIGPIEAAAKRMSVMGVCNKLAGIIAPLLLGYVIIRPGDAALFEQAESGTELIGGLPREMVLDGMVRRVIVPYLILAFVLIAFGLYVRRSPLPDIAGGKSDSASGEGAGRSIFSYPYLVLGVVAMVCHLGTQALCINTLVTSSVSLGTDIAQAKLLPPMILFSTFVGFALGTVLIPRVVSQLTALRIASLLNLAASVAAVCVGGQTSFFGVETHNAMWILILMGVPNAFLYSGIWPLAIRGLGRHTSLGSAWLVMALASSGVFPLVYAGEATRLGDAQSAYWLMIPCFVFLLYYALRGYRLEYWTRRGAEKR, encoded by the coding sequence ATGAAACCTGACCGAACTTCGCACGACATGGACTCCCGACGACAATACTATGTTTCCATGACAATCATGGGGACGCTTTTCTTCTTCTTCGGAATGATCTCCTGGGTCAACTCCGTGCTGATCCCCTATTTTAAGGTGACGTGCGAATTGTCGCTGGCGCAGGCCTATCTGGTGGGGTTCGTCTTTTATATCGCCTATCTGGTCATGGCTATCCCCTCGTCGATGATGCTCGATGCGGTCGGTTATAAACGGGGCATCAGCTATGGGTTGTTCGTGATGGCACTCGGCGCCTTGTGCTTCGTTCCTGCCGCGCTGACCCGTTGTTACGCACTCTTTCTCACCGGGCTGTTTCTGCTCGGGATCGGGCTGGCCGTCTTGCAGACTGCGGGAAATCCCTTCGTGACGGTGATCGGGCCGATCGAGGCGGCAGCCAAACGGATGAGCGTCATGGGCGTTTGCAACAAGCTGGCAGGGATCATCGCCCCGCTGCTGCTGGGCTACGTCATCATCCGTCCGGGCGATGCAGCGCTTTTCGAGCAGGCCGAGTCCGGAACGGAACTTATCGGCGGGCTGCCCCGGGAGATGGTTCTCGACGGGATGGTGCGCCGTGTGATCGTACCCTATCTGATTTTGGCCTTCGTATTGATCGCGTTCGGCCTGTATGTCCGCCGTTCGCCGCTGCCCGATATTGCGGGCGGAAAGAGCGATTCGGCTTCCGGAGAAGGGGCGGGCCGGAGCATCTTCAGCTATCCTTATCTGGTTCTCGGCGTGGTGGCGATGGTGTGCCACCTCGGCACTCAGGCGCTTTGTATCAATACGCTGGTCACATCGTCCGTATCGCTCGGAACCGATATCGCCCAGGCCAAGCTGCTGCCGCCGATGATTCTTTTTTCGACCTTTGTCGGCTTTGCATTGGGGACGGTGCTCATTCCGCGTGTCGTTTCGCAGCTCACCGCCCTGCGGATCGCGTCGCTGCTGAACCTGGCGGCTTCGGTGGCAGCGGTGTGCGTCGGCGGACAGACCTCGTTTTTCGGCGTGGAGACTCACAATGCGATGTGGATACTGATTCTGATGGGCGTTCCCAACGCATTTCTTTATTCCGGCATTTGGCCGCTGGCGATCCGCGGACTGGGACGCCACACGAGTCTCGGCTCGGCGTGGCTGGTCATGGCGCTGGCTTCGAGCGGGGTTTTCCCGCTTGTCTACGCCGGTGAGGCGACCCGTCTGGGCGACGCTCAGTCGGCTTATTGGCTGATGATTCCCTGTTTCGTCTTTTTATTGTATTATGCGTTGAGGGGATACAGACTGGAATATTGGACCCGCCGCGGTGCGGAAAAAAGATAG
- the nagA gene encoding N-acetylglucosamine-6-phosphate deacetylase — MKQAIVNGRIIGSATAGRGYVEWDGGVITAVGEGDYQGDAGLVTDAGGDWVSPGFIDIHTHGAGGHDFMDCTVEAYLGAAEMSARHGATTIFPTTLASTNENLFETFEVFRRAQPLNTKGANMPGLHLEGPYFSYNQRGAQDPRYLRDPRPEEYDAILAASDDIRRMSLAPELDGALELGRVLRAKGILASIAHSDALFEEAVEAFRNGYTHVTHLYSCTSSVVRRNAFRYAGIVEAAYWLDDMTVEIITDGVHLPESLLRLVYKLKGADRTVLITDSMRAAGMPEGRYVLGARNSGMEVVVEDGVAKLADRSAFAGSVATADRCVRTMHRLAEVPVPEAVKMMTATPARVMRIDDRKGSLEAGKDADILIFDDNIGIQRVVIAGETRF, encoded by the coding sequence ATGAAACAGGCGATCGTAAACGGACGGATCATCGGTTCCGCGACAGCGGGCCGGGGCTATGTGGAGTGGGACGGCGGTGTGATCACGGCTGTCGGCGAAGGTGACTATCAGGGGGATGCCGGACTGGTTACCGATGCCGGCGGCGATTGGGTTTCCCCCGGATTCATAGATATTCATACGCACGGCGCCGGCGGTCACGATTTCATGGATTGCACGGTCGAAGCCTATCTGGGTGCGGCGGAGATGTCGGCGCGTCACGGCGCCACGACGATCTTTCCGACGACGCTGGCCAGCACGAACGAGAACCTGTTCGAGACGTTCGAGGTGTTCCGCCGTGCGCAGCCGCTCAATACGAAAGGGGCGAACATGCCCGGGCTGCATCTCGAAGGCCCCTATTTCTCCTACAACCAACGCGGCGCGCAAGATCCGCGCTACCTGCGCGATCCGCGTCCCGAAGAGTACGATGCGATTCTTGCCGCCAGCGACGATATTCGCCGAATGTCGCTGGCTCCCGAGCTCGACGGTGCGCTCGAACTGGGACGGGTGCTGCGCGCGAAGGGGATTTTAGCGTCGATAGCCCATTCCGACGCGCTGTTCGAGGAGGCGGTCGAGGCGTTCCGCAACGGCTATACGCATGTGACGCACCTCTATTCCTGCACCTCGTCGGTCGTCCGCCGCAACGCTTTCCGGTATGCCGGGATCGTCGAGGCCGCCTATTGGCTGGACGACATGACGGTCGAGATCATCACGGACGGCGTGCACCTGCCCGAAAGCCTGCTTCGGCTGGTCTATAAGCTCAAAGGGGCCGACCGGACGGTGCTTATCACCGATTCGATGCGTGCTGCCGGAATGCCCGAGGGCCGTTACGTGCTCGGGGCCCGGAATTCGGGCATGGAGGTCGTAGTCGAGGACGGTGTGGCCAAGCTGGCCGACCGGAGCGCATTCGCCGGCAGCGTCGCAACGGCCGACCGCTGTGTGAGGACCATGCACCGGCTGGCCGAAGTGCCGGTACCCGAGGCCGTAAAGATGATGACGGCGACTCCGGCCCGCGTGATGCGCATCGACGACCGGAAGGGTTCGCTCGAAGCCGGAAAAGACGCCGATATTCTGATTTTCGACGACAATATCGGAATTCAACGGGTCGTGATAGCCGGCGAAACTCGTTTTTAG
- a CDS encoding family 20 glycosylhydrolase, with protein sequence MENDLALAGINTLVVRVNWAYDFESRPELADPDGWNRALAGRLAALCREKGIRLVPLINLLGHQSWHGKAGKLLQVYPQFDEKPRVKLPENYVWPNPDRLYCKSYCPNHPEVHDVVFDCVDEVVEAFGATDFHAGLDEVFDLADTDCPRCGGLDPAEVFAGEVNRIAAHLRRKGVRLWMWADRLIDGRRDASGYGEWSASIGNTHRAIDRIDRSVMMCDWHYRDAEQSAVYFAIKGFDVVTCGWERPAVTRMQLDDMLRFRRHSSKYMSERFKGYMQTVWSGFGQFLDEYRNGSDKEFCAARNYRFLKSYFRQFSEDGGGNFPHAGEEKAPVFGQ encoded by the coding sequence GTGGAGAACGATCTGGCTCTTGCGGGTATCAATACGCTGGTTGTCCGGGTGAACTGGGCCTATGATTTCGAATCGCGTCCCGAACTGGCCGATCCCGACGGCTGGAACCGAGCGCTGGCCGGCCGGCTGGCCGCATTGTGCCGTGAGAAGGGCATCAGGCTCGTGCCGCTGATCAATCTGCTGGGCCATCAGTCGTGGCATGGCAAGGCGGGCAAATTGTTGCAGGTCTACCCGCAGTTCGATGAAAAGCCGCGGGTGAAACTCCCCGAAAATTACGTCTGGCCCAATCCGGACCGCCTCTATTGCAAAAGTTATTGTCCGAATCATCCCGAAGTGCATGATGTCGTGTTCGACTGCGTGGACGAGGTCGTGGAGGCTTTCGGAGCGACGGATTTCCATGCCGGGCTCGACGAGGTGTTCGATCTGGCCGATACGGATTGTCCGCGCTGCGGCGGGCTGGACCCTGCTGAGGTCTTCGCCGGGGAGGTGAACCGGATTGCCGCCCACCTGCGGCGGAAAGGGGTGCGCCTCTGGATGTGGGCCGACCGGCTGATCGACGGGCGGCGCGATGCGAGCGGCTACGGTGAGTGGTCGGCCAGCATCGGCAACACCCACCGCGCGATCGACCGGATCGACCGCAGCGTGATGATGTGCGACTGGCACTACCGCGACGCCGAACAGTCTGCCGTCTATTTCGCCATCAAGGGTTTCGATGTCGTTACCTGCGGCTGGGAGCGTCCCGCCGTCACGCGGATGCAGCTCGACGACATGCTCCGTTTCCGCAGGCACTCTTCGAAATACATGTCGGAGCGCTTCAAAGGCTACATGCAGACCGTATGGTCGGGATTCGGGCAGTTTCTGGACGAGTACCGCAACGGTTCGGACAAGGAGTTCTGCGCGGCCCGGAACTACCGTTTCCTCAAATCCTATTTCCGGCAGTTCTCCGAAGACGGCGGCGGGAACTTTCCGCATGCCGGGGAGGAGAAAGCTCCCGTATTCGGGCAGTGA
- a CDS encoding SusC/RagA family TonB-linked outer membrane protein: MLRPLQLQICGGLTRILSVLLLSVLCCSAAVAQQNVTVTGVVTNEAKQPIVGATVIQEGTSRGATTDSKGRFTLNISDRNATLQVSFIGMATQSVPVSGKTSLEIVLKEEAVSVGEVVVTALGIKREAKALGYAVSSVGKEDLTAGRESNIMQAMIGKVAGVDISTTTAGPTGSSRVLIRGNSQLSGSNLPLYVIDGMPVDNSQLQGADGKWGGSGFDFGDVMSSINPEDIENVTILKGPSASALYGSMASNGVVMITTKSGSARKESLGIEVSSNISFTTLLSKFDDYQRVYGQGRNGVIPLTDSDGRGTTQVAWGGKLDPNIMIQIYNGEWKPYGNVNNNVLSFFDTGFTAQNSVSLSNATEKTSFRFAVTDMRNKDIVPKSEFNRTNITMRGTTKLGKTISADASASYIYEDVKNRPALTDNASNIGNALIGIAPNFDQNWLADSYKDANGNYYQWNGSDYRFNPYWVINEMRNESSRSRLMGNARISWDITPWLKLAGRGGLDTYNFRATTFSPISTPRQVEGAINERVMNVTQTNLEATLTFAKKYGDFDINAFVGASLWRNKNEQFTTEGLKQVMPGVDDINAFERINTTHGFYKKEVRSMFGSVSLGYKGLAYLDATIRNDVSSTLCPENRSYWYPSVSGSLIFSSLFKHGDWFSFGKLRASWANVGGDTDPYQLYLDFGTKGFKLNGQSLGEVASTVIPYYDLKPTASYSMEVGLDVRFFQSRLSLDLTLYQQTTKNQIMSLPISSSSSFTRALINAGEIRNRGIELAVTGVPLKIKSFQWETTFTYATNDNKVLSLHPDVPSYELTAARWANAYIYAMENQPYGVIVGQAQKRTPDGRVIVDEKGLPTFDTNVSVLGKGTYAHTLGWSHNFTWKNLNLRLLFDAKFGADMYSMSMMQSYYNGTAKETLKGRDAWYRSEQAKRAAGSPADWKATGGYLVDGVKVVGKDPEGNPIYAENDIYVNPQSYWQSFQDVSPEPFIIDASYIKFRELAFSFDFPRRWLRKTPIAGVQLTAFARNLCILYTNVKNIDPESSYYNGNGQGFEYGSLPSRRTFGFGIKVKF; encoded by the coding sequence ATGCTAAGACCATTACAATTACAGATTTGCGGCGGATTGACGCGGATTTTATCCGTGCTGCTTCTGTCGGTCCTCTGCTGTTCCGCGGCAGTGGCTCAGCAAAATGTTACCGTTACGGGTGTCGTGACGAATGAGGCGAAGCAGCCGATTGTCGGAGCCACGGTCATCCAGGAGGGGACGAGCCGCGGCGCGACGACCGATTCGAAAGGTCGGTTCACGCTGAACATATCCGACAGGAACGCCACCTTGCAGGTGTCGTTTATCGGTATGGCGACGCAGTCGGTTCCCGTCAGCGGTAAGACCAGTCTTGAAATCGTACTCAAAGAGGAGGCCGTTTCCGTGGGCGAAGTCGTAGTCACGGCCTTGGGTATCAAGCGCGAAGCCAAGGCATTGGGTTACGCCGTGTCGTCGGTGGGCAAGGAGGACCTGACGGCCGGACGCGAGTCGAACATCATGCAGGCGATGATCGGAAAGGTCGCCGGAGTCGATATTTCGACGACGACGGCCGGTCCGACGGGATCGTCGCGCGTGCTGATCCGCGGTAATTCCCAGCTTTCGGGCTCGAACCTGCCGCTTTATGTCATCGACGGAATGCCGGTAGATAATTCGCAGTTGCAGGGCGCCGACGGCAAGTGGGGCGGTTCGGGATTCGACTTCGGCGATGTCATGTCGTCGATCAATCCCGAGGACATCGAGAACGTCACGATCCTGAAAGGTCCGTCGGCTTCGGCGCTTTACGGTTCGATGGCCTCGAACGGCGTGGTGATGATCACCACCAAATCCGGTTCGGCGCGAAAGGAATCGCTCGGCATCGAAGTGTCGTCGAACATCAGCTTCACGACGCTGCTGTCGAAGTTCGACGATTACCAGCGCGTCTACGGACAGGGGCGCAACGGTGTTATTCCCCTTACCGATTCCGACGGCCGCGGCACGACACAGGTCGCTTGGGGCGGCAAGCTCGATCCCAATATCATGATCCAGATCTACAACGGCGAGTGGAAGCCCTACGGCAACGTGAACAACAACGTGCTGTCGTTCTTCGATACGGGTTTCACGGCCCAGAACTCGGTGTCGCTCTCCAATGCGACCGAAAAGACCTCATTCCGCTTCGCCGTAACCGACATGCGCAACAAGGACATCGTTCCCAAGTCGGAGTTCAACCGCACGAACATCACCATGCGCGGTACGACGAAACTGGGCAAGACGATCTCGGCCGATGCTTCGGCGTCGTATATCTACGAAGACGTGAAGAACCGTCCGGCGCTGACCGACAACGCCAGCAACATCGGCAACGCGCTGATCGGCATCGCCCCGAACTTCGATCAGAACTGGCTGGCCGACTCCTACAAGGACGCGAACGGCAACTACTACCAGTGGAACGGCAGCGACTACCGCTTCAATCCCTATTGGGTCATCAACGAGATGCGCAACGAGTCGAGCCGTTCGCGGTTGATGGGCAATGCGCGTATTTCGTGGGACATCACCCCGTGGCTGAAACTGGCGGGGCGCGGCGGACTGGATACCTACAATTTCCGGGCTACGACTTTCTCGCCCATTTCGACGCCGCGGCAGGTCGAGGGTGCCATCAACGAACGTGTCATGAACGTCACGCAGACGAACCTCGAAGCGACGCTGACCTTTGCGAAGAAATACGGCGATTTCGACATCAACGCTTTCGTCGGCGCGAGCCTCTGGCGGAACAAGAACGAACAGTTCACCACCGAGGGGCTCAAACAGGTGATGCCGGGTGTGGACGACATCAATGCCTTCGAGCGGATCAATACGACGCATGGTTTCTATAAGAAGGAGGTGCGTTCGATGTTCGGTTCCGTAAGCCTCGGTTACAAGGGGTTGGCCTATCTCGACGCCACGATCCGCAACGACGTTTCTTCGACGCTCTGTCCGGAGAACCGCTCCTACTGGTATCCGTCGGTTTCGGGCAGCCTGATCTTTTCGAGCCTTTTCAAGCACGGCGACTGGTTTTCGTTCGGCAAACTGCGTGCGTCGTGGGCCAATGTCGGCGGCGATACGGACCCTTATCAGCTTTATCTCGATTTCGGAACGAAGGGGTTCAAACTCAACGGACAGTCGCTGGGCGAGGTCGCCAGCACCGTGATTCCCTATTATGACCTGAAACCCACGGCCAGCTACTCGATGGAGGTAGGTCTCGACGTCCGTTTCTTCCAGAGCCGGCTGAGTCTTGACCTGACGCTCTACCAGCAGACGACCAAGAATCAGATCATGAGCCTGCCGATCTCTTCGAGTTCGAGCTTTACGCGGGCGCTGATCAACGCCGGTGAGATCCGCAACCGCGGCATCGAACTGGCCGTGACGGGCGTTCCTTTGAAAATCAAGTCGTTCCAATGGGAGACGACCTTCACCTATGCCACCAACGACAACAAGGTGCTTTCGCTGCATCCCGACGTTCCGTCGTATGAGCTGACGGCGGCACGCTGGGCCAATGCCTACATCTATGCCATGGAGAATCAGCCTTACGGCGTGATCGTGGGTCAGGCGCAGAAGCGCACGCCTGACGGACGTGTGATCGTGGATGAAAAAGGTCTGCCGACCTTCGACACCAACGTTTCGGTGCTCGGCAAGGGCACCTACGCCCATACGCTCGGCTGGTCGCACAACTTCACCTGGAAAAACCTGAACCTGCGTCTGCTGTTCGACGCCAAGTTCGGTGCCGACATGTATTCGATGTCGATGATGCAGTCCTATTACAACGGTACCGCGAAGGAAACGCTCAAAGGGCGTGACGCCTGGTATCGCTCCGAACAGGCCAAACGCGCTGCCGGCTCTCCCGCTGACTGGAAAGCCACGGGCGGTTATCTGGTCGATGGCGTGAAGGTCGTCGGCAAGGACCCCGAAGGCAATCCGATCTACGCGGAGAACGACATCTATGTCAACCCGCAGTCCTATTGGCAGTCGTTCCAGGACGTGTCGCCCGAACCGTTCATCATCGACGCTTCGTATATCAAGTTCCGTGAACTGGCGTTTTCGTTCGATTTCCCGAGGCGCTGGCTGCGCAAGACGCCTATTGCCGGCGTTCAGTTGACGGCTTTCGCCCGCAACCTGTGCATTCTCTATACGAACGTGAAGAACATCGACCCCGAGTCGTCTTACTATAACGGAAACGGTCAGGGTTTCGAATACGGTTCGCTGCCTTCGAGAAGAACCTTCGGTTTCGGCATCAAAGTTAAATTCTAA